The Periplaneta americana isolate PAMFEO1 chromosome 2, P.americana_PAMFEO1_priV1, whole genome shotgun sequence genome has a window encoding:
- the LOC138694529 gene encoding beta-1,3-galactosyltransferase 5-like, which produces MLEKRRYGAALPASPLLAAALTAAVCLSLWRLSSCPGPRGARLVAPSYLLLLPGNASSLPPPYPMHKLAPDDLTTLIDVKDFSFQLNNFPCNASEGPPLLLVLVHSAPGNADKRRAIRETWGRGALRVLFLLGAVQSAQAQRALEEENRLHRDLVQGRFVDSYRNMTYKHVMALKWTAYFCPGARYLLKTDDDVFVNSPALLEFLSQELSPWGARRLILCEPYSFAYVKRSFRSKWRVSPLEYPGRTYPAYCSGWAVLYSPDVVFLLYREAQRAEYFWIDDVHVTGTLAARANLTQTPLGSLVLSPAQLDALSEGSEVGTFLFGSPNLSLDEIQRLWRLVQERRRTSVSAS; this is translated from the coding sequence ATGCTGGAGAAGCGGCGCTACGGCGCGGCGCTGCCCGCGTCCCCGCTGCTGGCCGCGGCGCTCACGGCCGCCGTGTGCCTGTCGCTGTGGCGCCTGTCTAGCTGCCCCGGGCCGCGCGGCGCGCGCCTGGTGGCGCCCAGCTACCTGCTGCTGCTGCCGGGCAACGCGTCGTCGCTGCCGCCGCCCTACCCCATGCACAAGCTGGCGCCCGACGACCTCACCACGCTCATCGACGTCAAGGACTTCTCCTTCCAGCTCAACAACTTCCCCTGCAACGCCTCGGAGGGGCCGCCGCTGCTGCTGGTGCTGGTGCACTCCGCGCCGGGCAACGCGGACAAGCGGCGGGCCATCCGCGAGACTTGGGGCCGCGGCGCGCTCCGCGTGCTGTTCCTGCTGGGCGCCGTGCAGTCTGCGCAGGCGCAGCGCGCGCTCGAGGAGGAGAACCGCCTGCACCGCGACCTGGTGCAGGGCCGCTTCGTGGACTCGTACCGCAACATGACGTACAAGCACGTGATGGCGCTCAAGTGGACGGCCTACTTCTGCCCCGGCGCCCGCTACCTGCTCAAGACGGACGACGACGTGTTCGTGAACTCGCCCGCGCTTCTGGAATTCCTGTCGCAGGAGCTGTCGCCCTGGGGCGCGCGCCGTCTCATCCTGTGCGAGCCCTACTCCTTCGCCTACGTGAAGCGCTCGTTCCGCTCCAAGTGGCGCGTGTCGCCGCTCGAGTACCCCGGACGCACGTACCCCGCCTACTGCTCGGGCTGGGCCGTGCTCTACTCGCCCGACGTCGTGTTCCTGCTGTACCGCGAGGCGCAGCGCGCCGAGTACTTCTGGATCGACGACGTGCACGTGACGGGCACGCTGGCCGCGCGCGCCAACCTCACGCAGACGCCGCTGGGGTCGCTGGTGCTGTCGCCGGCGCAGCTCGACGCTCTCAGCGAAGGCTCCGAGGTGGGCACTTTCCTCTTCGGCTCGCCCAACCTCTCGCTGGACGAGATCCAGCGGCTCTGGCGGCTAGTGCAGGAGCGACGGCGGACGTCGGTGTCGGCGTCCTGA